A single genomic interval of Streptomyces sp. NBC_00663 harbors:
- a CDS encoding 2-dehydropantoate 2-reductase yields the protein MKVAVLGAGAIGAYVGAALHRAGADVHLIARGPHLAAMRHHGVRVLSPRGDFTAHTHATDNPADIGPVDYVFLGLKATSYAACGPLIQPLLHADTAVIAAQNGIPWWYFHAHGGPHNGHRLESVDPGGTVSAVLAPQRAIGCVVYAATELEAPGVVRHLEGTRFSIGEPDRSLSPRCLAFSQAMQAGGLKCPVEPDLRNDIWLKLLGNISFNPISALARATMRQMCHHTATRTVIHTMMEETLTVAAALDCHPDITIERRLAGAEKVGDHRTSTLQDLEAGKPLELDVLLTAVIELATLTHTPVPTLTTIHALTDLLTHRAGTPMNVLVGADRTAPRAAATQG from the coding sequence ATGAAAGTCGCAGTCCTCGGCGCCGGAGCCATCGGCGCCTACGTCGGCGCCGCCCTGCACCGCGCAGGCGCCGACGTACACCTCATCGCCCGTGGACCGCACCTCGCGGCCATGAGGCACCACGGCGTCCGCGTCCTCTCCCCCCGCGGCGACTTCACCGCACACACCCACGCCACCGACAACCCCGCCGACATCGGCCCCGTCGACTACGTCTTCCTCGGCCTCAAGGCCACCTCCTACGCGGCGTGCGGACCACTCATCCAACCCCTGCTGCACGCCGACACCGCCGTCATCGCCGCCCAGAACGGCATCCCCTGGTGGTACTTCCACGCCCACGGCGGCCCCCACAACGGCCACCGGCTCGAAAGCGTCGACCCCGGCGGAACCGTCAGCGCCGTCCTCGCCCCCCAACGCGCCATCGGCTGCGTCGTCTACGCCGCCACCGAACTCGAAGCCCCCGGCGTGGTCCGCCACCTCGAAGGCACCCGCTTCTCCATCGGCGAACCCGACCGCAGCCTCTCCCCCCGCTGCCTCGCCTTCAGCCAAGCCATGCAGGCCGGCGGGTTGAAATGCCCCGTCGAACCCGACCTGCGCAACGACATCTGGCTCAAACTCCTGGGCAACATCTCCTTCAACCCCATCAGCGCCCTCGCCCGCGCCACCATGCGCCAAATGTGCCACCACACCGCCACCCGCACCGTCATCCACACCATGATGGAAGAAACCCTCACCGTCGCCGCAGCCCTCGACTGCCACCCCGACATCACCATCGAACGCCGCCTCGCCGGCGCCGAAAAAGTCGGCGACCACCGCACCTCCACCCTCCAAGACCTCGAAGCCGGCAAACCCCTCGAACTCGACGTCCTCCTCACTGCCGTCATCGAACTCGCCACCCTCACCCACACCCCCGTCCCCACCCTCACCACCATCCACGCCCTCACCGACCTCCTCACCCATCGGGCGGGCACCCCCATGAACGTGCTCGTGGGAGCGGACCGCACAGCCCCTCGGGCCGCGGCCACCCAGGGCTGA